From the Aerococcus viridans genome, the window CTCATTAGCACTTAACAACTCTGACTGCTAACATGTCTATAATATAGCACCTATCATTTCTTTTGTCAAGAATAGTCAAACTTTTTTTTGACTTTTTTTGACTTTTGAATCTTCATTCAAGATTTCAAGCTTTTGGAACTGGTTAGGTTGGCTATTTTACACAATAATTCTATAAAAAAAGACACCAAACTATTTGTAATAGTGCGGTGCCCTTTCGATTGGCATAATTTTTCGATACCCTTATTTGTTGTCACGTAACCAGTTAGTTGCTGATGTTGCTAAGGTAGCAGATCCAACAATTAATGCTTCTTCGTTGAATTGTACTAATGGGTGGTGAACAGGGTATACTTCGCCATTGTCATCTGGTAATGGACAACCAATGAAGAAGTATGTTGATTCTGGCAATTTGCTAGCAATGTGTGCGTAGTCTTCAGAAGCTAAGTATGGTGGTACGTTCACCACGTCATATTTATCATCTAAAGCTTCTTTAGCAGAAGCCATCACTTGTTCAGCCATTTCTTCAGAGTTGATTAATGACGGACAGTCAGCCAATACTTCATATTCAGTTTCAGCACGGAATGCTTTACCAATATGTTCAACGATTTCTGGTAAACGTTTTGAAACGTGTTCTGCTGATTCTGGGAATAATGAACGAGAAGTTCCTTCTAAGACTACTTTATCAGGAATCACGTTGATGGCACCACCTGGCGCATTGATGTAACCCATAGATAATGACGCACCCTTGTTAGATGGTAATTCTCGAGCTAAAATGCCATTCGCACCATTAATGATTTGGCTAGCCACAAAGACTGGATCGATACCGTTGTTTGGCATTGCACCATGAGCACCTACACCTTTAATAGTGATACGAAAGTTTAAAGCAGATGCTAAAGCCTCTTTTTTGTGGATCTCAACGTCCACTTTGTCACCATTTGGCCACATATGCAATGCCATACCAGCGTCTGGTACTGGGCTTTCTAAAATACCTTCTTCAACCATTACACGTCCACCATTTAAAGTTTCTTCTGCTGGTTGGAATAAGAATTTGATTTGACCTTCTAATTGGTTTTCGTTTTCTTTCAACATTTTTAAAACCATTAGTAAAATAGTGGTGTGCATGTCATGACCACATAAGTGTCCATTTTCATTTTTAGATGTACATGCTGATTGAGATTTTTCGGTAATGGCTAAAGCATCCATGTCTGCACGTAACAATAAAGTTTTACCCTTAGCAGAATCACCCAATGTACCTGTAATTCCGTATGTATCACCTACGTTTTCGTATGCAATTCCAAACTCATCAAGTTTTGATTTCACAAGTTTAGTTGTTTTTGGTAATTCGAAACCAACTTCAGGGTTTTCGTGTAAATGACGACGAACCTTTACTGCATCATCAAAAATTTCTTTAGCACGATCCAAATATGCCATTTTGACATTCCTCCAATATTTTTTATTTCCTATTCCATTCTACTACTATTCTAAAAATTGTCTGATCGAATCTATAAAAACGATTAACTAAAAACCTTTTATATCAACGCTTCCCATTTTCTTGATTGTACTTGCACACTTTTTGTCAAAAAAAACGCCAAAGACAAATCCCTAGCGCTCATTTCAAAGTCATATTTTACATATTTTGCAAAAATACTATTTTTGCAAACTTTCTAAATAATTTTCAGCATCAACCGCATCCTGATCCATTTGTTTAATCAACCCTTCAATTCCATCAAATTTAAGTTCAGGTCTAAGGTATTTATGCCAATAAACCGTTACGTATTCACCGTAGATTTCCCCTTTAAAATCTAAAAGATGGATTTCTACTGTACGCTTGCGGTTTTCCCCGAAGGTAATATTAGTCCCAATTGAAGCAACACCTGGGTAGACTTGCCCATTCAACAACATCTCAACCACGTAGACACCCTCAACTGGAATCAATGATTCTGCTGCAACCATTAAATTAGCTGTTGGATACCCTAGCTCACGGCCGCGTTTTTCTCCATGAACAACGATCCCGTCGATTGAATAGATATAGCCCAGTTGTTGGTTAGCTTTGTCAATTTGACCAGTATTCAAGTCATGGCGAATTTCAGTTGACCCCACCTTGCTGGTATCTTCCGATAATTTATTCACTTCAATAATGTTAAAACGACCAGCTGCATGGCTAGCTAAGGTCCGCATGTTGGCGATGTCCTTTTTGCCGTAGGTATAGTCAAAACCCGCTACAACCGATTTGGCATGCAAACCTACCATATATTGGTCCACAAATTCTTGCGGTTTCAAGGCTGCGAATGATGACGTTAATTGCGTGACATAAAGGTAATCCACCCCAAGTTGTGTCATTAATCGTTCTTTCTCGGCTAAAGTAGTTAAATAAGTCACCCCTTCAGGATGGATTTGTTGGTACATGATCCTTGGTGCCATATTGAAAGTCATCACAGCTAGTGGTAATTGCAAACGGTCAGCCTCATCACGAGCAGCTTGAATAACCGCCTGGTGACCTCTATGGACCCCATCAAAAAAACCCAAGGCTAGGACAACATCGCCCCCATAGATCGTTGATTGTTCAAAAGGATGGTGTAAATTTATTGTTTTCATTTAGTATCGTCCAATCTTTAAAACATTTTACTTGGTTTTATTTTACCATCTTTATTTGGATGGACATCATAAAGCGCCTTTAACTTGCTGTCGATATAAGCCGTCACCGGTAATTGACCTCTTAAATCAGCCGGTAACGTCGCTAATTCTAGGACTGACCCATTTTCCACCAATTTCACTAAGTGGCTGTCCTCAGCCGGAACCTGCCAAACTGGATAGGCTGTTAAGGCCGATTCAACTGGCACCAACCAAGTATAATCCTCAGCTTCAACTGCCTCTGCTAATTGTGATAGGGTCAGACAATCTTCCCTTGAAAAAGGGGTTGATCCGTCCCGAGTTAGGCTAGTCATCGTCGCTGGTACCCCTAGTTTTCGCCCTAAGTCGCTGGCTAAAGTGCGGACATAGGTCCCTTTGCCACAAACCACCTCAAAAGCAAAAACTTGCTTGCCGTCCTCAAAACGAGATGGACCCACTAACTTGAAGTCGTGGACAAATACCGGGTGTTCAGGTCGTTCAACCTCAAGGCCTTCACGGGCATACTCATACAGGCGTTTCCCTTTGACTTTAATCGCCGAATACATGGGCGGTATTTGGATGATATGACCTGTTAATTCATGCATCAATGCTTGAATCTGGTCATCTTTAAAAGGATTGGCTAAAGATTCTTCAGCAATCACTTCACCGTCTAAATCTTCAGTTGTCGTTGCAAATCCTAGTGTAATTTCGCCAGTATAAACTTTGGTTTTGTCCATCAACAATTCAACCAATTTGGTCCCCTTACCTAAACAAATCGGTAAAACCCCATCAACATTAGGGTCTAAAGTCCCTGTATGGCCAACTTTCTTCATTTTTAAAATCTTTCTTACTTTAAATACACAGTCGTGACTCGTCATGCCACGTTCTTTCCATAAAGGCAAAATGCCATCCATAAACTCACCTCATATCTAGCATATTGTAACATATGACCCACTAAAAAACTGATTCAAATTGTGGCGAATCATTATTTGAACCTGAAAAATCCTAGTCCAAAAATAAGGCGATCTTAAAAAAGACCTCGTCAACCAGTAGTTGGCTACGAAAGTAAACACCTGTTGCTAGTTAGCTTGACTATCCACTTGTCATTTTCATATAAAAAAAGAGGTGATAACAGAATCACCCCTCAAATTGCTTATAGTCATGTTAACGTATAAATGAGAAGACATGGTTCCAGCTAGCCGGGTTTAAGAAATTGAAGGCTGATTGGTCAGACGATATGCTGTATCCAATCAAACCACCGATAATGAATAGTAGGAAGCCCACAATCACTAACAGTAATCCCCAAAATAAAATCTTCTTCCATGGGTGGTTGATATATTGATGATAATATTTCATAAAGTCACGACCATTCTAATCTAGTAAACTAGCAAGCTCTGCGTCTGTTTTACCATCCACATCCACGCGAAGTACATTTGCGCCTAAGGCTTGTAATTTCTTGTCGAATGAGTGGTAACCACGGTCTAAGTATTTCAATTCAGACACTTTGGTCATCCCTTCAGCCTTCAAACCAGCCAAAATTAAGGCTGCTGCTGAACGTAAATCAGAAGCAGCTACTGCTGCCCCTTGCAACTTAGCAGGACCGTTCATAATAGCTGTATTGCCGTTAATATTAAAGTTAGCGTTCATTCTACGCAATTCTTCTAAGTGCATAAAGCGATTTTCAAAAACAGTTTCTTCCATTTCTGAAGTACCTTCTGCTAAAACTTGGGCAACTGTAAATGGTGATTGAATATCAGTCGGGAAACCAGGATATGGCAAAGTTCTTGCTTTTGTTTGATGCAAAACGGTAGAACCTTGCACACGGACACCAGACACGTCTTCAGTAATTGTCGCACCTAATTCTTTTAATTTAGAAATCAATGGTTGGTTGTGTTCTGAAATCGCGTCTTCAATGTAGACATCACCTTCAGTAATGGCTGCAGCTACCATAAATGTTCCTGCTTCAATACGGTCAGGGATGACAGAATGTTCAGTTCCTTCAAGGCTTTCAACCCCACGGATTTTAATCGTATCTGTGCCGGCACCTTGAACGCGACCACCCATTTTATTGATAAAGTTGGCTAAATCAACGATTTCAGGTTCGCGAGCAACGTTCTCAATGATTGTTGTCCCTTCAGCTAATGCAGCAGCCATCATAATATTTTGTGTTGCCCCAACACTTGGGAAGTCTAAATAAATGTTGGCACCCACTAATTTATCAGCGCTTGCTTCAACATAACCTGCTGTAGTTGTTACTTTGGCACCTAAAGCTTCAAATCCTTTAACATGTAAGTCAATTGGACGCGAACCAATAGCGCAACCACCTGGCATAGCAAATTTAGCGTGACCATAACGAGACAATAATGGCCCCATTACAACAATCGAAGCACGCATCTTGCTAACAAGTTCAAATGGTGCTTCAGTGGTTAGACCACTAGAAGCGTCAACGATAATTTCGTTGTTTTCTTCATCGAAATCAACTTGCGCATTTAAGTTACGCAATACATCGTTCATTACATATACATCTGATAGTAATGATGCGTTGGTAATGCGACTCTTCCCTTGTTCTGCTAATAAAGTGGCTGCTAATAAAGGTAAGACAGCGTTTTTTGCACCATCAACCCTTACATGCCCTTTTAATTTACGACCACCCTTAACAATCATGTTTTCCGTCATTTTTATTATCACCTATCTAATATTAATTTATTTGTTTTAAATGTTTATGCTTTGTTTTGTATATCAAGAGTAGCATATACATGTAATTGATGACAATTATAAGGTACCAAACAGACGGTCACCAGCGTCACCAAGACCTGGTAAGATGTAGCCATCTTCGTTTAACTTCTCATCTAATGCACCGGCAAAAATATCAACTTCTGGGTAAGCATCTTGTAAAGCTTTCACACCTTCTGGCGCTGCAACTAAACATACAAATTTGATGTTTTCTGCTTTAACATTACGTTTCACTAGTGAATCAATAGCCATGATGGCAGATCCACCAGTCGCTAACATTGGATCTACTACGATTACTTCACGTTCTTCAATGTCTTGAGGCATTTTGAAGAAGTACTCTTGTGGTTGTAAAGTTTCTTCGTCACGGAACATACCAATGTGACCTACTTTTGCTGCTGGCATCAATAACAGCATCCCATCAACCATTCCTAATCCAGCACGTAAAATTGGCGCAATCGCTAATTTTTTACCAGCAATAACATTTTGAGTTGTTTTAACTAAAGGTGTTTCAATTTCAATTTCTTCCATTGGTAAATCACGCGTTACCTCGTAACCAAGAAACATTGTAATTTCATTTACCAATTCACGGAAACCTTTAGTCCCTAAATCTTTATCACGTAACATAGCCATCTTGTGTTGCACTAAGGGGTGATCAATTACAACTAATTTACTCATGAATATTTACCTCACTTTTAAATTTTATGCAGCCAATTAATTTTGCTCAAACTCTAGATATTATATAGGACTTGAAAGTCTAGCGCAAGTAAGCTAGGCCTTCAAGTCCTTTAAATGAGATTATTTTAATGGAATTGCTTCAGTTAAGGCTTTAACAGATGCACGAACATCAGCTCGAACAGCCTCATCTTGAGGATTTTTGATGATTTTAGCAATCAATCGAGCTACTTGTTCAGACTCCGCTTCTTTAAAGCCACGAGTGGTAATGGCAGGCGTCCCAATACGGATACCGCTTGTCTTAAATGGACTTAAAGTTTCATTTGGAATAGTATTTTTATTTACAGTAATCCCAACTTCATCTAAGATAGTTTCAATTTCAGCACCTGTCACGTCAAAACCGATGACTTTTAGTAATAACAAGTGGTTGTCTGTTCCACCAGATACCATTGGAATACCTTCTTCATTGAAGACTTTTTCAAAGGCTTTGGCATTTTTGATGATTTGTGCTTGGTAGTCTTTAAAGTCGTCTTGTAAGGCTTCGCCGAAGGCAACAGCTTTGGCAGCAATCACGTGCTCTAAAGGTCCGCCTTGAATGCCAGGGAAAATAGCAGAGTTTAATTTCTTACCGTAATCTGCGTTAGCAGTTAAAATCAAACCACCGCGAGGGCCACGTAAAGTTTTATGCGTTGTAGAAGTAACAACGTCTGCATAAGGAATTGGATTTGGGTGTAGACCCGCTGCAACTAAACCAGCAATGTGAGCCATATCAACCATAAAGTATGCACCAACTGCTTTAGCAGTTTCAGCGATTTTTTCAAAATCAATCGTGCGCGCATAAGCTGAAGCACCGGCAACGATTAATTTAGGTTGGTGCGCTTTGGCTAAGCGGTCGATTTCAGCATAATCAATATATTCTTCATCATTTGTGACATTGTAAGCAATAAAGTTATATTTCTTACCAGAGAAATTTACTTTTGACCCATGAGTCAAATGCCCACCATCAGTTAAATTCATCCCTAAGACCAAATCGCCCGGCTCTAAGAAAGCGTCATATACGGCCATATTGGCTTGTGAACCTGAATGTGGTTGAACATTTGCGTATGCTGCACCAAATAATTCTTTAGCGCGGTCAATCGCCAATGTTTCAATTTTATCTACGACTTCACAGCCACCGTAGTAGCGTTTACCCGGATACCCTTCTGCGTATTTATTGGTTGCAATTGATCCCTGCGCACGTCGTACATCCTCCGATACCCAGTTCTCGCTTGCGATTAACTCAATCCCATGTTGTTGGCGGTCCATTTCCTCATCTAATAAATCAAAAATAATGTCGTTACTCATGCATCTGCCTCCAGCTTTATTTTTTGATAATATTCCTTGGGGTCTACCTTATCCAATTTATTTATCTAGGTCTATTCTACCACGGTTGAACTCGCTTTGATCAATCGATTGCGATATGCCCCATTTTTTTCTGTATCAGGATACAATTCTACGACAATTTGTTGAATATTTTCTTGGTCATCAAACGTTCTTAAAGCTGCGAAAAGTTGTTGTGTAGCGGTTTCTATTGTCGGTCCCAGTGATACAATCGAGGCAACTGACGTTTTGTACTTTTCAAAATTATTTTCACTAGTTGCTAATGCCACCTTGATCGATTGACTAGATAGATTAGCTAGCACATTCGACATTTTGTCAGACGAAACGGCCATCACAGGTTGGTTAGGACTGTAGTGAACATATTTCATACCTGGTGCTTTTGGCGCCTCATCCGCGTTATTGGCAATGGTCCCGCCAATATATATCGGCATGCCTGTCACCACTTCAGCTAGCATGGTCTTGGTGATGTATCCAGGTCGCAAAATGATTAACCCTCTTGAATCTGTCAGGTCTAAGACCGTAGATTCAACCCCAATGCGAGTTGGTTCAGCATTCACAACGCCACCAATGACCCCATCAAAGTCATGCATCACATGAGCAACTTGGGTTGGACTCGGTTTACCCGAAATGTTAGCTGATGGGCCAACGATTGGAAAGCCAGTTGCGCGAATTAAATCACGCGTCGTTTCGTGATCAGGTAAGCGAATCCCTACTGTATCCATGCCACCAGTTACGACACTTGGGAAGGTATCTGGTTTAACAGGTACAACCAAGGTCAAAGGACCTGGCCAAAATTGTGTTGTTAATTTTTCAATTAAGTCATGTCTCTCCGGGTCATTATCAATCATATAGTCAAAAATATCTTCTGGATCAGCGATATGGACAATCAAAGGATTATCGCTTGGACGGCCCTTTACTGTATAGACTGATTTAACAGCATCCGCATTATTGGCGATAGCCCCTAGACCAAAGACTGTTTCAGTTGGAAAAGCTACTAATTGGCCATCTTGCAGTAAGGCTGCGCCTTCATCAATTTCACTTGCTTGAATGATTTTTGTCATTATTGGTTGAACTCCTTTCTTATTTCTATGGATTTGTTAGATTGTTGTATTATATGGATTTTGGATGACTAAAATTCGATCATTGCCCGCATAATCTTGGATAATGTTTACCTCGGCGTCCGTCATTCGCAGGCGATCTTTAGCACCAGCAAGTAAGGATTGCCCTTGTTGATAACCAAATTCCCCAATAAAGTAACCCGGCTTAGCCAAATAATCATGGATTTGGTCGAATAAGCGCCAATAAATTTGATAGCCATTTTCCTCTGCAAAAAGGGCTAAATCTGGTTCATATAGGACCGTTGATTTGGACATCACATCCGTTTCATCTGAGCCGATATAAGGTGGGTTTGAAATGATTAAATCAAATTCTTGGCCAAGAACTGGTTTAAATAAATCACCAAGTTGAAAATCAATAACAACTTTTTTATCCGCAGCATTTTCACGGGCAATATTTAAGGCATCCGGTGAAATATCTGTCGCCGTGACTTGCAGGTTTGGGAACAGTTGTTTTAAGGTAACCGCAATAATCCCCGTACCAGTTCCAATATCAAGTACCCTTGCATCTTTGGCGATATGTTCTTTTTTGATTAAATCGGCCACATAAGACACCAAATCTTCCGTTTCCTGTCTTGGGATTAAGGTAGCTGGTGAAACCTTGAAAGTTTCACCGTAAAACCAAGCTTTCCCGACAATATACTGCCAAGGATAGTTTTCTTTAGCCACCTTCTCAATAGCCGCTTGATAGGCTTCTTTCAGGTAAATGGGCATGATGTCCTTACGTTTAAGGGCCCAATCTGATACTGAAAAATCGGCTAAATCAAGCAAGAGATGATAAGCAATTTCAGCGTCTTGGTTATTTTCTTCTAAAAAAGAAGAGGCCCAAACCTGGACCTCTAGATACGTTTGATTAATCATTTAACTCCTCTAACTTATTGGCTTGATCGGCTAATAATAAAGCGTCAACGATTTCATCCAATTCGCCGGTCATGATACGGTCTAATTTTTGAATAGTTAAACCAATTCGGTGATCAGTCACACGATTTTGAGGATAGTTGTAAGTACGGATACGTTCTGAACGGTCACCAGTACCTACTAAGTTCTTACGTTGTGAATCATATTCATTTTGTTGCTCTGAAGCAATTTTTTCGTATACGCGCGAACGTAAGATCATCATTGCTTTATCTTTATTTTGTTGTTGTGAACGTTGGTCTTGCATAGCCACTTGAATACCTGTTGGTTCATGGGTTAAACGAACGGCAGAAGAGGTCTTGTTAACGTGCTGACCACCGGCACCAGAGGCACGGTAAATATCAATACGGATATCACCCTCATCTAAGTCAAAGTCAATATCTTCAAGTTCAGGCATGACACCCACTGTAGCAGTAGAAGTATGCACACGACCTTGAGACTCAGTATCTGGTACACGTTGGACACGGTGAGCGCCAGATTCAAATTTTAATTTAGAATATACTTTGTCACCTTGAATTTGTAAGGTAATTTCTTTGAAACCACCGATATCATTACTAGATGATTCAATAACCTCAACGCGCCAACCTTGGCTAGTTGCATAACGGCTATACATTTCATACAAGTCACCAGCGAACAATTGGGCTTCGTCCCCACCTGCTGCACCACGGATTTCCATGATGATGTTTTTATCGTCGTTTGGATCTGAAGGAATCATTAAACGTTTAATTTCTTCTTCAAGACTCTCACGTTCTGCTTTTAATTCTTTCAATTCTTCTTTTGCTAATTCAGTCATTTCATCGTCTGATGACTCTGCTAATAATTCCTCAGTATCTTCAATAGCTTGAATCACATCTTTATAGTGACTAAATGTTTCTACTTTCGGTCTTAAATCAGCTTCTTCTTTAGAGATAGCACGGAACCGTTGATTGTCATTAATCACGTCCGGGTCACTCATTAACTCAGTTACTTCCGCATAGCGGGCAATAAATGAATCTAATTGGTCTGTAAACATGCTCTCAACTCTTTTCTATTTCTTTATGTAAAACTTACAGTTTATTTTCGATATTAAACTGGGTGAGACAATGGTCATTTGACTTATACCTACCTACTTGTTATTCAATAGTGTTGCGCTCAATAAAGATTTTACCATCTTTCAACGGTGGATGGTGATAATGTTTACGACAAACTGGGTAATAGGCTTCATTACCGCCAATTTGCACTTGCTCACCTTCATACACTGGCTTTCCGTCAGCTACACGCATGTTCATAATAGCCTTCTTGGCACAGAACCAACAGATGGTTTTCACTTCTTCAATCTTGTCAGCTAAAAGTAATAGGTATTTAGACCCTTCAAACAAGTTATTTAAGAAGTCATTTTTCAAGCCAAAGGCCATAACTGGGATATCTAATTCGTCAACAATACGTGCCAATTGATAGATGTGGTCTTTTGATAAAAATTGGGCTTCATCAATTAACACACAATAAATTTTTTGGTCGTTCTCTCGCATATAAGTGGTTAAATCCTCATACACATCCGTCTCCGTCGCAATTGCACGTGCTAATCTTTCTTCGCCCACTCGACTAGACACATTCCCTACACCTGCACGGTTATCAACAGCGCTGGTATAAACCAAGACATGTTTGTTTTGTTCTTCATAGTTATGTGCTACCTTTATGATTTCAAAAGACTTACCACTATTCATCGCACCGTAACGGAAAAATAACTGAGCCATCTAAACACTCCCATACTTTTTAATATCGATTTACTCAGCTATTCATTTTACTTTTATTCCCGTCACTAGTCAATTTTATTTCCTGCTAGCAAGTCGAATTCCCAGTAAAAGTTTAAAGAAATTTTAAATGACAGGAAATTTTATAGAATTTTGCTCACCTATGGTAAAATTATCTCATTAAGAGTTCGCCTAAGTAGCGGATAGCAAATGATTAGAGGAGTGCCAAAAATGAAATTTAAGAGTCAACTAGCAACAGTAGCCGGCCGTACAAGCCAACAATTATTAAAGAGATTTACAAGCGGTGGTACTTCTCTACCCGGTAAAATTGCACAGAAAATTGATCCCGAGATTTTAAAAGCCTTAGGAGAAAATTACCGTGTAGTCATCATTACGGGTACCAACGGAAAAACAGTAACCACTGCTCTGACTGTCAATATTTTGAAACAAAAATTTGATCATGTCATGACCAACAATTCAGGGTCGAACATGCTACAAGGGATTACATCTTCATTCATCGAAGACTCTGGTACAAAAACCAAAGACAAAGTAGCTGTTCTTGAAGTGGACGAAGCATCTTTACGTCATATCACTGAACATATTAAACCAGAAGTGATTTTAACCACCAACATCTTCCGCGACCAAATGGACCGCTATGGTGAGATCTACACCACTTATGACTTTATCCTACAAGGTGCAGCAAAAGCGAAAGACGCTATTCTAATGCAAAACGGTGATGCGCCAATTTTCTCATCACGTAAAGTAGACAACAAGCAAGTTTTTTTCGGTTTCAACACAGAAGACCAGTCAAAAGACTTTCTAGCAGATAACAATACTGATGGTGTTATCTGTCCGAACTGTGAACATGTTTTACATTATCATAGCATTACCTACAGCAACCTTGGTGACTACTTCTGTCCAAACTGTGGCGTGAGTCGTCCAGCATTAACTTACCAAGTAGAAGAAATTAATGAATTAACACCGGAATCAGCTAGCTTTACAATTGATGGCTACCAATACAATATTCCAGTTGCTGGACTATACAATGTCTATAACGCCTTATCAGCCTACTCACTAGGTCGGTATTTTGGTGTCAGCCAAACAGATATCGCGGAAGGATTACAAGGAGCTAAACGTATTTTTGGGCGTCAAGAAGCCATTAACGTGGAAGGTCATGACTTACGGATTAACCTTATCAAAAACCCCGTAGGTCTAAACCAAATCATCGAATTATGTCTTTTAGAAAAAGCACCGTATACTCTCATTTCTGTGTTAAATGACCGCCCCGCTGACGGCCAAGATGTATCATGGATTTGGGATGGCAACTTTGAAAAATTAGCAGAAATGGACAATATTGAAGCTTCTTATGTGGCAGGTATTCGTGTAGCCGACTTATCTAAACGTATGGCAGTCGCTGGCTTTAACCAAGACCAATTAATCCAGTTAGAAGATCCTAAAGCTATCATTGAAACAGTAAAAAATGCACCAACTGAAAAAGTCTATATC encodes:
- the prfA gene encoding peptide chain release factor 1, encoding MFTDQLDSFIARYAEVTELMSDPDVINDNQRFRAISKEEADLRPKVETFSHYKDVIQAIEDTEELLAESSDDEMTELAKEELKELKAERESLEEEIKRLMIPSDPNDDKNIIMEIRGAAGGDEAQLFAGDLYEMYSRYATSQGWRVEVIESSSNDIGGFKEITLQIQGDKVYSKLKFESGAHRVQRVPDTESQGRVHTSTATVGVMPELEDIDFDLDEGDIRIDIYRASGAGGQHVNKTSSAVRLTHEPTGIQVAMQDQRSQQQNKDKAMMILRSRVYEKIASEQQNEYDSQRKNLVGTGDRSERIRTYNYPQNRVTDHRIGLTIQKLDRIMTGELDEIVDALLLADQANKLEELND
- a CDS encoding thymidine kinase, translating into MAQLFFRYGAMNSGKSFEIIKVAHNYEEQNKHVLVYTSAVDNRAGVGNVSSRVGEERLARAIATETDVYEDLTTYMRENDQKIYCVLIDEAQFLSKDHIYQLARIVDELDIPVMAFGLKNDFLNNLFEGSKYLLLLADKIEEVKTICWFCAKKAIMNMRVADGKPVYEGEQVQIGGNEAYYPVCRKHYHHPPLKDGKIFIERNTIE
- a CDS encoding Mur ligase family protein encodes the protein MKFKSQLATVAGRTSQQLLKRFTSGGTSLPGKIAQKIDPEILKALGENYRVVIITGTNGKTVTTALTVNILKQKFDHVMTNNSGSNMLQGITSSFIEDSGTKTKDKVAVLEVDEASLRHITEHIKPEVILTTNIFRDQMDRYGEIYTTYDFILQGAAKAKDAILMQNGDAPIFSSRKVDNKQVFFGFNTEDQSKDFLADNNTDGVICPNCEHVLHYHSITYSNLGDYFCPNCGVSRPALTYQVEEINELTPESASFTIDGYQYNIPVAGLYNVYNALSAYSLGRYFGVSQTDIAEGLQGAKRIFGRQEAINVEGHDLRINLIKNPVGLNQIIELCLLEKAPYTLISVLNDRPADGQDVSWIWDGNFEKLAEMDNIEASYVAGIRVADLSKRMAVAGFNQDQLIQLEDPKAIIETVKNAPTEKVYILATYTAMLAIRKELAELGYVKERMR